Sequence from the Ignavibacteriales bacterium genome:
ACCGATTCCCGGTATTGCTTCCAACGATGCCCGCATTTCATTTGTTAATTCTTCTCTTGAAATATTTCGTTTCCACTCGCTCTTTGGTTTTAATATTCCAACGTAACCGGTTTTATCCACACCTCTTGTATCCATTGCAACGCCGGTTTGACCTATTCGTGCTACCACTATATCTAATTCGTCAAACTCTTTCATCTTCTGTGCTGCAAGTTGATTTACTTCCATCGCTTTCGAAAGTGATACTCCGGGAAGCAAAGCAACATCCATATCGAATGCGCCTTCATCCATTGTTGGAATGAACTCCGTTCCTAATTTTGTAAAGAGGAACATTGCTGCTATCAAGAATAATCCGGCTATACTTAACAATACTATTTTCTTTTTCATCACATATTCTAAAAGCGGCAGATAAATTTTCTTTGCATACTTCATTATTAAGCTTTCCTTTTCCGGCTGCGGTTTCAAGAACATTGAGCAGAGAACCGGTATAACAAAAACTGAAAGAAATAATGAAGAGAGCAGAGCAATTGCTACTGTCTTTGCAAGAGGTCCAAACATTTTTCCTTCAATTCCTTCTAATGAAAGAATAGGAATGAATGTAATGGCAATTATTAGCACACCAAAAATGCTGGGCTTTTGAACCTCAAGAATGGCTTTGAGAACCACAAGAATTGGATGTTCATCTTTTTTCATATCAGTATAATGGCGCTGAACATTTTCGACCTGGATTATTGTCGAATCTAAGATCATTCCAATTGAAATAGCTATCCCGCCGAGTGACATTAAGTTTGCACTCAATCCTATAAGCTTCATCACCATAAATGTAACAAGTAAAGAAAGAGGTAAAGCAAGAAGTACAACAAAGCTTCCCCTAAAACTTCTCAACAATAAATACAAAATGAGAAGGACAAGAATGGCTCCTTCGATCAAAGCTTTGTTCACGGTATTAACACTTGCGTTTACTATATCGCTTCTGTCATAATAAGGAACCATTTTAATTTCATACGGAAGGATGTTGTTCTCATTTATTTCTCTAACTTTTTCTTCCACTAGCTTAACAACTTCGCGGCTGTTTTCACCGCGCAGCATCATTACAATTCCGCCAACGGCTTCATCTTTTCCGTTTATCATTGCTGCGCCCATTCTTACAGCTTCGCCAATCTTTACCTGGGCAACGTCTTTTACGTAAGTCGGTGTTCCATCGTGGGATTTCAGCACAATATTTTCTATATCGCTAATGTTCTTAATCAAACCTACTCCGCGAACTATATATTGATCGGAATTCCTTTCAAGTATATTTCCACCAACATTTTGATTATTGTTTTCTATTGCAGAGTAAACTTCGTCTGCTGTTACTGCATACTTTAGTAATTTTTCCGGTGAGACGATTACTTGATACTGTTTGAAGTACCCGCCGAAAGAATTTATTTCATTAACTCCGGCAATGCTTTTTAATTGAGGTGTGACAATCCATTCCTGGATTGTTCTCAAGTTTGTTAAGTAAACAATCTTTGCAAGTGAATCTGCCGGCATATTCCCTTCGAGGGTGTATTGATATATTTCACCCATTGCAGTGGCTATTGGTCCCATAGCAACTTCAACACCTTTGGGAACACTTTCTTTTGCTTCTCCCAATCGCTCAAAAACCAACTGGCGTGCAAAATAAATATCAACATTATCTTTGAAAACGATTGTTACTATTGAAAGTCCGAACTTCGTTACCGAACGCATTTGTTCAACATCAGGTAATCCGCGCATTGCCATCTCAATTGGATAAGTTACATTTCTTTCAATCTCGATCGCGGAAAGTCCATCCGCCTGACTTACCACTTCTACTTGAATGTTCGTTACATCAGGAAAAGCATCAATCGGCAATGTCAGATATGAATACAATCCGAACGCAACTATAAGCAGAGAAAGAAATATTATCATCCCTTTCTGCTTTAACGTAAATGAAATTATTTTTTCTAACATTAGTTTAGCCTCCAGCCAATTCATCTTTTTTCAGTTCGCTCTTCAAATAGAACACACCTTTCGAAACTACTCTTTCACCTTCTCTCAATCCTTCTTTAATTTCAATCCGTTTATCAACAGAGGTTCCGGTAATTACTTTCCTTTGTTCAAAAGCCTGCCCGCGGTTGGGCGTGGTTGTATCGCTTGTTTGAACAAACACATATTCTTGCCCGGCTTCCTTAAACACAGATTCCTCCGGAACTATAATTGCTTTAGCATTTACGCCAACCGGAATCTTTAGCTCACCAAACATTTGGGGTTTCAATTTGTTATTCGCATTACCAAACTCACCGCGTACTGTAATAGTTCTTGATTGTTCATCAACAGTTTGCCCGATATATATTATTCTTCCGTTAAACTTTTCATCCTGATAAGTTGTAGATGTAAATACTGCATTTGTTTTTTGATTTATCTTAGTTATATCCTTTTCATAAATCTGTCCGTCAACCCAAACCGTATTTGTATTAATCACTTTGAAGGCATTCGTTGTTGCGTCAACTAACTGCCCGATAACAACATTCCTTTCAACTACAACTCCATTGATTGAAGATTTGATTGGTAAAGTGCCGGATGTATGTTCTTCATTAATCTTTGCGTCAGTTACATCTTCATCGCTAAGACCAACAGAGTGTATTTTTTTATCTTCTGCTTTGTATTCTGCAAACGCTTTTTCATATTCAGCTTGACTTTCCAATAATGATTTTTGTGATCCGATTTTTTCATCATATAATTTCTTCTGTCTTTCATAATTTGCTTTTGTATAATCAAGCGCTGCTTTTGCTATCAAGAAACCGGCTTTAATCTCTCCAACGTCCAAACCTTCAACCGTCATTAATACTTGTCCAGCTTTAACAAAATCTCCAATTTTAACAAATACTTTATGCACTCTTCCTTGAACAAGCGAACCGATCTGTGCTTCATTATCTTGATTTGTAATTACCTTTGCTGGAATGGATAGATACCCAGTAAATGGTTGTAATTTTACCGTTTCGGTTTCCAATTTTATTTGTTTAATTGATTCGACAGAAAGTATCACAACTTGGCTATGCTCTTTATTATTTTCTATTTTTTTAGGTTCTTCTTTACCGCCACATCCCAAAAGAACAAATGCTAAAATATTTGCTGCAATTAATAATTTGATACTAGCTTTCATCTATTTCTCCAATTCTGATTTATCAATAATATTTTGCCCGACTATTTCCTCAATCCGAAAAACCGATTGATAATGATTGAATAAGGCATTGATATAATTATTCCGCGCGCTTATTAAAGTCTGTTTTGCTTGCAGATATTCAAGATATGTCAATTCTCCTGCATCGTAGCTTTTTATAGCGGTTCTGTAAATCTCTTCAGCTTGCGGAAGAATATCGCTAACATAAAGTTTTACTTGTTTTAGATTATTCTCGTGATCTGTGAAAGCGTTTTTTAATTTTAAAGCGATTTCATTCTTTGTTAATTGCAGTTCTAATTCAGAGATGGACAGATTCGCAACCGCTTCTAGTATTTTTCCTCTTTGATCGAACATAAACCATAGCGGAACTGATATTCCAAATGAAGCACCGTAAAATCCAGTGTTGCCGTCTATCGATTGTTTGAAATAAGCCAGATTAATATTCGGCAGAATGGATGACCACGCGAGACCTTTTTCTACCGATGCTATTCCATAGTTTAATTCGGCAATTTTTATCTGAGGATTTGTTTCTTCAAATGATTTATAGATTTGTTCGAAACTTATTTTATGATCAACAAAAACCAACGAATCTGTTAATCCCGAATTCGAATCATAGCTTTGTTTTCCATACCCAAGTGAGTAATTAAGTTCGGCAAATGCTGTAGTAAGCTCGTTCTTAGCAACTTCCAAATTGTTCTGCGCCTCAGTGAATTGA
This genomic interval carries:
- a CDS encoding CusA/CzcA family heavy metal efflux RND transporter; this encodes MLEKIISFTLKQKGMIIFLSLLIVAFGLYSYLTLPIDAFPDVTNIQVEVVSQADGLSAIEIERNVTYPIEMAMRGLPDVEQMRSVTKFGLSIVTIVFKDNVDIYFARQLVFERLGEAKESVPKGVEVAMGPIATAMGEIYQYTLEGNMPADSLAKIVYLTNLRTIQEWIVTPQLKSIAGVNEINSFGGYFKQYQVIVSPEKLLKYAVTADEVYSAIENNNQNVGGNILERNSDQYIVRGVGLIKNISDIENIVLKSHDGTPTYVKDVAQVKIGEAVRMGAAMINGKDEAVGGIVMMLRGENSREVVKLVEEKVREINENNILPYEIKMVPYYDRSDIVNASVNTVNKALIEGAILVLLILYLLLRSFRGSFVVLLALPLSLLVTFMVMKLIGLSANLMSLGGIAISIGMILDSTIIQVENVQRHYTDMKKDEHPILVVLKAILEVQKPSIFGVLIIAITFIPILSLEGIEGKMFGPLAKTVAIALLSSLFLSVFVIPVLCSMFLKPQPEKESLIMKYAKKIYLPLLEYVMKKKIVLLSIAGLFLIAAMFLFTKLGTEFIPTMDEGAFDMDVALLPGVSLSKAMEVNQLAAQKMKEFDELDIVVARIGQTGVAMDTRGVDKTGYVGILKPKSEWKRNISREELTNEMRASLEAIPGIGFGFSQPIQCRIDELVAGTKAQLILKLFGEDLDLLQSKSDEIAKVLSSIEGGTDLMTEKVSGQPYLTINIDRSKIARYGINISDVQNVIEIAIAGKSATKFYEENRSFDITVRLPEEKRNSIEAIENILVPTKTGMHIPIAQLADVTMIEGPVQISRQDGIRRIGIEMNISGRDIGSFVAEAKQKIKENVKFPAGYYLTWGGQFENQQRAMNKLMIIGPIAIGLILLLLFVTFRSVRLALLVISNLPFALIGGIFSLYISGLYLSVPASVGFIVLFGVAVLNGVVLVSQISQLRFNGIVLTDAIMQGSINRLRPVLMTAAISIFSLIPMLFATGTGSEIQKPLATVVVGGLITSTILTLLVIPSVYGWFEKNK
- a CDS encoding efflux RND transporter periplasmic adaptor subunit; the protein is MKASIKLLIAANILAFVLLGCGGKEEPKKIENNKEHSQVVILSVESIKQIKLETETVKLQPFTGYLSIPAKVITNQDNEAQIGSLVQGRVHKVFVKIGDFVKAGQVLMTVEGLDVGEIKAGFLIAKAALDYTKANYERQKKLYDEKIGSQKSLLESQAEYEKAFAEYKAEDKKIHSVGLSDEDVTDAKINEEHTSGTLPIKSSINGVVVERNVVIGQLVDATTNAFKVINTNTVWVDGQIYEKDITKINQKTNAVFTSTTYQDEKFNGRIIYIGQTVDEQSRTITVRGEFGNANNKLKPQMFGELKIPVGVNAKAIIVPEESVFKEAGQEYVFVQTSDTTTPNRGQAFEQRKVITGTSVDKRIEIKEGLREGERVVSKGVFYLKSELKKDELAGG
- a CDS encoding TolC family protein produces the protein MIRIIFLILILSIRTLPQNKIIDQHLSVEEAIEIGLKNNPEVKSAIASISASKGRFWSGISLPQPEVGVSYEYAPVNSSLSNYSERTIEVRQSLDFPSTYFLKGSKFSKEEKIAVYKLELAERSVINQVKTSYYKVLVKQYQVKSAEEILVISEDFFKKAEIRQNVGEGTNLERLTSKVQFTEAQNNLEVAKNELTTAFAELNYSLGYGKQSYDSNSGLTDSLVFVDHKISFEQIYKSFEETNPQIKIAELNYGIASVEKGLAWSSILPNINLAYFKQSIDGNTGFYGASFGISVPLWFMFDQRGKILEAVANLSISELELQLTKNEIALKLKNAFTDHENNLKQVKLYVSDILPQAEEIYRTAIKSYDAGELTYLEYLQAKQTLISARNNYINALFNHYQSVFRIEEIVGQNIIDKSELEK